The window GCCTATCAAGGTTTGTATTTTACGAAAATCAATGAATTTGGTGAGTATACCAATAGCTTTTATGATATTACTGATTTTGAAAATTTTTACAATTACCTCCCGGAAAAAGCCCGTGAAAAGAGATGGAAACGCATTGAAAGAAGAGCTGAAAAGGGCAAAAATAACCCTATCAGAAATGTGTTAGTTACAAGAGAAATTCAATCCTCTAATGGGTTGTACTTGGTTTACAATGATCATTTTATTTCATCTTCATCAAGGTATGCCCCAAGGGATGGGGTGTACGTTAGTAATTTTTACCGATTGAACCCCATGATGGGAGGATATGGAGGTTTTTACAATCCTTTATGGCTAGACCCCAGGTTTAGAGGATCTCAGACAATTGATCAATATAAGTTTTTGTCTGCGCAATTTATTTTACTTAATGCAGATGGGGAAATCCTTTGGGAAAATGCCGTAAACTTGGATAACGCAAGTAAAGCTGACCCGATGAAATATGGAGAATTGGTATTTGATGGGGACAATTTATTTTACATGTACCTTGAGGAAGAAAAATTGATGCTTAGCCAGATAAAGGAGGGAGAAGTCATAATGGAAAATGAACCCTTTGAAATTGAACTAGTCAATGAAAATGAAAGAATAGCGGAGACAAGAGAGAAAAGTTTGCAGCTAATTTGGTGGTATGACAATTATTATCTTTTAAGTGGCAAGCAAAGGATAAGGTTCCAGAGAGAAGATGGCAGAGAAAAAAGTAGGGAAGTCAATTTTTTTACTAAAATAAAAGTGGATGATTTTATATAGAGCCATTAAGCCCCAATAAATAATTTATATATTTGCCTCAAATTTTAATCATGCAAAAAAGACTTGTTCTTGACCAAACCCAAATATCACTTACCATCAGTAGGTTTTGTCATCAATTGATAGAAAACCATGATGATTTTGATAATACGGTTCTTTTAGGTCTTCAACCACGAGGAGCATTGGTGCTGGATAAAATCATCCAGCGCATGCAGGAAATCCAAAATATTTCTTTAAAATATGGGTATTTGGATGCCACCTTTCATCGAGATGATTTTAGAAGGAGAGACCTTCCCTTAAGGGCAAATGAAACTAAAATTGATTTTTTAATCGAAAATAAAAAAGTTGTTTTAGTGGACGATGTACTCTACAAGGGCCGGTCTGTTAGGGCAGCAATGGATGCAATGATAGCTTTTGGCAGACCTCAAAAGGTGGAATTGATGGTGCTTATTGACCGTAAATTTACCAGAGATTTCCCTATTCAGCCGGATTACTGCGGGCGACAGGTCAATACCTTGGAAAGCCAGTATGTAAGCGTTGAGTGGCAAAATAAGGGTTTTGAAAAGGATGCCATTTGGATCACTGAAAAAGAAAGTAACGAATAGCAATGGAGCAGCTTAGTACCAGACATTTATTGGGCATAAAAGACCTGAGCCCTGCAGATATTCAATTGATTTTTGAAACAGCGGATAATTTCAAAGACATATTGAACAGGCCAATAAAAAAAGTCCCATCTCTAAGAGATATAACCATTGCCAACGTTTTTTTTGAAAATTCTACAAGGACAAAGCTTTCCTTTGAGTTGGCGGAGAAAAGACTTTCAGCCGATGTAGTCAACTTTGCATCAGCAAGTAGTTCTGTAAAAAAAGGAGAAACGCTGATAGATACGGTCAATAATATTTTGGCCATGAAAGTAGACATGGTCGTTATGAGGCATTCCAGTCCCGGAGCGCCTCATTTTTTATCCAAGCACATTGGCGCCAATATCGTCAATGCCGGGGATGGAACCCATGAGCACCCCACCCAAGCTTTGTTAGACTCTTTTTCTATCAGAGAAAAACTCGGGGATGTAGCTGGTAAAAAAGTAGCCATTATTGGAGATATTTTGCATTCAAGGGTAGCTTTATCCAATATTTTCTGCCTTCAAAAGCTTGGGGCAGAAGTAATGGTTTGCGGACCGGTGACTTTATTGCCCAAATACATTGCAGATTTAGGTGTGAAGGTGGAACATGATGTGTTCAAGGCTTTGCAATGGTGTGATGTAGCCAATGTGCTCAGAATTCAATTGGAAAGGCAGCAAATTAAATATTTCCCTTCCCTTAGAGAATACTCCCTTTTTTATGGGATCAATAGGGAATTGTTAAACAGGCTAGATAAAGAAATTGTAATCATGCACCCTGGCCCTATCAATAGAGGCGTAGAATTGAATTCTGATGTTGCAGATTCAGAACATGCCATTATCCTACAACAAGTAGAAAATGGCGTGGCCATTAGAATGGCGGTACTGTATTTGCTTGCAGGTGTGAAATGATGGCTCAATTGGCAGCCTCCTTTTATCTATCATTTTAAAAAGTTTTAAAAATAAGTCCATGATATACAATTCAATTGTTGAAACGATCGGAAATACCCCATTAGTTAGATTAAACAATTTAAATAAGGGGATAGAAGGAGAAATTCTGGTTAAAGTAGAATACTTTAATCCCGGCAATTCCATGAAAGATAGAATGGCTGTTAAAATGGTGGAAGATGCAGAAAAGGCCGGCATTTTAAAGCCGGGAGGTACCATCATTGAAGGTACCAGTGGCAATACCGGAATGGGACTGGCTCTTGCAGCCATATCAAAAGGGTATAAATGCATTTTCACGATGGCTGACAAGCAGTCCAAAGAAAAAATCGATATTTTAAAGGCTGTAGGGGCAGAGGTTATCGTCTGTCCTACCAATGTTGCCCCTGACGACCCAAGGTCATATTACGCAGTAGCTCAAAAACTAAATAAAGACATCCCCAATTCCTTTTATCCCAACCAATACGATAATCCTTCTAATTGGAAAGCGCATTATGAGACTACAGGACCTGAGATTTGGCGCGATACAGAAGGTGAAATCACTCATTTTGCCGCAGGTGTAGGTACCGGTGGATCCATGTCAGGGACGGCCAAGTTTTTAAAAGAACAATCAGAGAGCCTAATTTCTGTGGGGATTGATACTTATGGGTCAGTTTTTAAAAAATACAAGGAAACAGGAGAGTTTGATGACAATGAGATCTATCCTTACCTAACAGAAGGTATAGGAGAGGATATTTTGCCAAAAAACGTTAATTTTTCAGTGATTGACCACTTTATTAAAGTTACAGATAAGGATGCGGCAGTTATGACTCGGAGATTGGCCAAAGAAGAGGGGCTTTTTGTGGGTTGGTCTTGTGGATCGGCAGTGCATGGTGCTTTGGAATATGCCAAAGAAAATCTCAAAAAGGGGGATCGAATGGTGATCTTACTTCCAGATCATGGAACTCGTTATCTAGGTAAAGTTTACAATGATGATTGGATGCGAAACCATGGGTTTCTGGAAGACAAAGCCTACGGCACAGCCAGAGACATCGTTTCATCTAGGAAGGATGGCTATCAGCTGGTGGTGGTGGAAAAAACAACCAAGATCAAAGAAGCCATTGCTATCATGAACGAGAAAAGTGTTTCTCAAATTCCAGTGATGGAAGGGGAGCATGTGATAGGAAGCCTTACAGACAATAAGCTATTGCTTAAGATCATTGAGAATCCTGAACTTAAAGATGCCAACGTTTCCGAAGTAATGGAAGATTCCATGCAATTTGTTGCATTAGACAGCACCTTAGACGTTTTGTCCTCTATGGTAGAGAGGGAAAAAGCAGTTTTAGTAAGAGACGATAATCATCGGGTACATATCGTTACCAAACACGATATTTTGGCAGCAATCACAAAATAGAATTCCAAGAAAAGTAATAGAATAGCAGACTTATTATGGACAAAAAGCATTTGGACCTGATCTTAGAAAGAGATTTTGATTTTGATATCAGGGAAGCCTTAGAAAGTGGCTGGGAAACGTATAAAAAAGTGGCTATTTATTCTATCTCCTTTACCCTTTTGATCATTTCTCTTCAGTTTTTGTTTATGTATTACGCGGAGAATTTTCTTTTCGTGTATTCTTTTTTTCTTGCCGGGCCTCTTTTTGCAGGGTTTTATTTAGTAGCCAATAAAATTAGCCATGGAGAGCAAGTGATTTACCCTGATTTCTTTAAAGGGTTTAATTATTACTTGCCTGTGGTTTTGGTTTGGATAGTTGGTCAAGTAATCACCGTTTTAGGTATTTTTGCCTTGGTACTTCCAGGTATTTATCTTATGGTTGGATATATGTTTGGCGTATTAATCACCATCTTTTCTGGGTTGGATTTTTGGAATTCTCTTGAATACAGTAGAAAGATCATTCACAAAAAATGGACTAAGTTTTTCCTTTTTGGTTTGGTCTTGGCACTGATGAATTTATTGGGAGGCTTGCTATTTGGAATTGGTTTGGTAGTAACCATACCTTTAACCTACTATGCCATTTATCATGTTTTTGAGAGCTTAAATCTTGGTCTTCCCATTGAGGAAGAATAGGGTTTTATCTATCGAGAGGTTGTTTTTAAGGCCGATCGTCAACTTTTTTTAAAAAGCCCTTCATTTTCAAAGGTTTAAAGGCGTACTTTGTACTTAAGTTTAAATTATTCAATAGAACTGATTTGTTGCTATGAATTCTTTTAACCCGGATTAAGAAATAGGAATTCCTGAGCTTTCTCAGGAAGTGGTGTAATCGAAAGAAAATCAGGCTGTTTGCAGGTTTTAGCATAGCATCGCTAAAGTGAAATTCAAAACGGCAATCAAGAAGGTTGATTTTAAAGAGGTTACAGCATGTGATAGAAGGCCTATTGCATATTTCGGGTTTAAAAACCAACCTTGATTATGAGATTCAATGCAAGAATAATGGTAATCCTCGGTTTTTTCCTGGGGATTTGTTTAATAGTAGGAGTAGGGGCAATTACCTATTTTAGTGTGACCAAACTATTGGCCTCCGTGGAATCCCTGTCTGAGCCTAACGAAAAACTGAGAAACCTTAACCAACTATTGGCTGACATCTACCAACTGGACAAGTCAAGAAGTGTATTTGTGGAGGAGGATACCAGCCATAATCTGGATTATTACAATCAGATACAAAATGAAATAAAAAAACTTGAAGCCATAGTTACGGATTCTACAGAATTAAAAAAGCTGAAAGGGATCAGCTATAGTGTAAATGAGTTGATGGTGGTTTATAAAGGTTTGGAAGATGTAAAGAGGAGTCTTTACAACAGGAATTTCAGCAATGAGGCCTTGTACAATATAGAAAGAAAAATTAAAAGAAAAGAAGAACTAAGCCGATTACAGAACTTAGGAAAAATAAGGATTGGAATAGACCCTTCTGCCCTTAAAGAACAAAACCAAAGTACAGATAAACCGCCCAAATCGTTAAACAAAGAGGTGACTTCTTCCGGGACTTTGGCAGGAGATGGAAAAGAGGACATGGATAAGATCAAGGGGACATTGAGGCTGAATCTAAATCGCTTCAACCCTGTAGACGATGACATGCCCGTAAATTCAGATTCCATCATTTATACTGTTAGGCAAATGGTATTGGATATCAATAATGAAGAGCAATACCTTCGGTCCAGATTAAGTGAGTTGGAACAAGAACTCAATGAAAAGAATAGGGAGCTGATCATGAATATTCAAAGTGTGGTTACCTCTCTACAAAATGAATCGCTTTTAAGATCTAAAGCAGAAAATGATTCAGCGTATGAGTTAACTTATAAACTTTCAATATTACTTGGGGTATTGATAGCTGTTGGTGTGGTGGGGTCTTCAGGCTTTATTTATAGTATTATCCGAGAAATTAAAAAGGCGGAAGCTTACCAAGAAAAATTGGCTGAGGCAAAAAGAAGATCAGATAACTTAGCCAAAACCAAGCAAGATTTCTTAGCCAGTATGAGCCATGAAATACGGAACCCCCTTCATGTAATTCAAGGTTATAATGAAGCTTTGCTTAAAACAAATTTGGGTGAAGCACAGACTGAATATGTAAGAATGATACAGTTTGCTTCAGGAACGCTGTTAGGGATAGTAAACGATATTCTTGACTTTTCGAAATTGGAAGCAGGTAAAATTAAAATAGAAAAAGCGATCATTGATCCGGATTCATTTTTTAAAGATATACATTCTTTTTTCAAGCAAAAGGCTATAGATAACGGACTCTCCTTAGAGTTCTCGGTTCTTCTCCCCAAAAATAAATACCTTCTTGGAGATGATTTAAGAATCAATCAGATCATGAATAACTTGCTTTCTAATGCAGTGAAATTCACGGAAAAAGGAGAGGTTTCTGTAAGGGTTTTCATGGATACTACTGATAATTTGGTGCTAGAAGTATCAGATACAGGAATGGGAATGGAGGAAAGTCTGCAAGCAAATTTGTTTAAGGAGTTCAGCCAGGGAGATGCTACCATTTCCAGAAAGTATGGGGGCACCGGTTTGGGACTGGCCATCGTAAAAAAACTTGTAGACCTTCAAAAAGGTAAAATAGCTGTAGCAAGCAAGACCGGAGTAGGTACCAAGATTACGGTTTCAATTCCAGCCACTCTTCTTGATAAAAAAGAGGAAAATATTGTTCCTGAAGTGGACTCCACTGTGGTGGGGAATTTGAAGGTGCTTTTGGTGGATGATGACGAAATGGGGTTAAAGTTTACCAACCTGTTATTCAATGGCCTTGGGGCGGAGGTCGTTGCCTATACCGGAGGGATTGAATTTATGAATAATTTTGTGGAGGAGGATTTTGATCTGGTGTTGCTAGACATTCAAATGCCGGAAATAGACGGTTATCAGGTATTTAAAGCTTTGAGATCTAGAGAAAAATACAGACAGGTACCCATTGTGGCCATGACAGCTAATGTTTTCACAAAAGATAGAGAAAGCATGATCAATGAAGGGTTTAATGGTGTTTTGTTGAAGCCTTTTAACGAAGCTGAACTTGTTAAAATCATTGTTGATTTTGTAAAACCACAAAAAGAGGATGTACTGCTTTCATCCTCGGAAAGATTAAGCCCAAGCCCTTCTGGTGAAACTGAAGATGACTTCACTACCTCTGATTATAACCTAGTTGATATCAGGAAATTTTGTATGGGTGATGAGGCATTGTTTAAGGAGGTAGTTGAGGGTTTTTATACCCAAACAGGCTTGGATTTAATCATGATGAACAAAGCTTGTGATGAAGAGGACTATGAGACGATCCGGTCCATTGCACACCAACTTTCCAGTCGATTGGGGCAAATCCAATTTAAATTCAAAGATCTTGCTAAAGAGATTGAGGTAGATCTAAAAAGGAATAAAACCCAAGATATTCAAGAAAAGGTGTGGGCCTTGACTGAAAAAATCAATACCCTACTAGAAGATTTAGCGGTTAAATTCGGCTACGAATTGGTTGATTAATCCAAGCCGTATTTTTCTAGTTTATTGTACAGCGTTTTCCTATCCATGTTCAATACTTTTGCCGTTTTAGATTTGTTAAACCGCATTTCCTCCAAAGTTTTTATGATAAGTGATTTTTCCTGATCTTCAAATGAGCTTTTTAGATCCTTGGCAGAGCTTATGTCTATGGGTTGAAAAGGTTCGTGATCAAGGAGTTCTGATGGGATTACTTTGGGTTGAATTTGGCCTTCTCCTGTTAATAATACGGCTCTTCTGATAATGTTTTTAAGTTCACGAAGGTTGCCGGGCCAGTGGTACTCCTTGAAAATCTTCACTACTTCAGGACTAAATCCCGTTACATTTTTTTCAAGTGTGGCATTGCTTTTTATCAAAAAAAGATTGGAAAAAAACATCAAGTCTTCTCGCCTTTCTCTCAGCGGTTGGGCTCTTAAGCTGAATTCGTTTAACCTGTGAAAAAGATCTTCCCTAAACAGTCCTTGTCTGGAAAGGTCTTGCAAATCTTCATTGGTCGCTGCAATTATTCTAACATCCACAGAGATGTCTTTATTGCCACCTATCTTTCTGATCTTGCGTTCTTGAATGGCTCTAAGTAGCTTGATTTGAATCTCATAACCTAAATTCCCGATTTCATCCAGAAAGATTGTTCCTCCATTAGCATTTTCAAAATGCCCGGTTTTGTGATCTATGGCTCCGGTGAAAGCTCCCTTAACATGGCCAAAAAGTTCACTTCCGGCAAGTTCCTTGGACAAGGCTCCACAGTCCACAGCTACAAAAGGACCCTTGGCTCGTTTGGATTGTTGGTGGACTCGCTTTGAGATATATTCTTTTCCTGTACCACTTTCTCCCAATACTATTATGCTCAAGTCAGTAGGAGCTACCAAGCCAATGTGTTCTTCAATTTGCAAGGCCTCTTTGCTCTTTCCAATTTGGTAATCAAGTTCAGAAAGTTTATTAGCAGTCTGTTCTTTTTGTTTTGCTTGTGGAGAAGGTTTCCTGTGCTTGCTTTCGTTTTTTAAAGCCTGCTGTACAGTGAGAAGTAATTCGTCCGGCTGAATAGGCTTAGTGATGTACTCAAAAGCTCCCATTTTCATGGATTTGACGGCCGTTCTAATGTCAGAATAATTTGTAATTAAAATTACCGGAAATGTCGGTTGATCATTGAGAACTTGGTCAAGTATTTCCATGCCTGTACCATCCGGCAAGCGGTAATCAGTGATGATTAAATCAACTTGATGCTTTTCAAAATAGCTCAGGCCTTCCGACACTTTTGTGCTATTCATTACCTCATATCCATTTTTCTCTAAAAATTTGCTAATTATTTTAGAGTAGGTTAGGTCATCCTCAATTAAAAGAATTTTTGACATATAAAATTAATACCCATTAGATTTTAAATATAAAGGAAAAGCACCGATTTCACAATCAGTGCTTTCAGGTAAACGTTGGCTTAGCTGTTTTTATATTTTTATTGTGAAACAATGATTCCATTCTTGTCATAGAGCACCATTATATTAAAATAATCGGCATCTTTAAAACATACATCATAGAAATCATCATTATTATGTGAGAATTTTGTTACTGTTCGAATTTCTAGATCATTAATTAAACTGTCAGTCTGAATAACCCTTTGGATATTCAGGGGTAAATCGGTAGCTGCAATACGTGTAGAGTCTGTGTACCAACTACTTGTTGTGTTATATACGGAAGATTCAATTGGATGGTTGCCTTTATTGACCCTAAATATTTCATGGCTAGTCCATTGCAAATTATATAGTAAGGTGAATACGAATGAAATGAACAATGTACCAACTCCCAGCCCAACAATTATTTCACGTCTCATGATCGAAAGATTAATGTTTATAAAAGTAGCATTTACTGTGCCAACCTTAAATCAGTCGAATAGTGTAGATTTTAAAGGGAAATATTGGGTAGAATGTACCCATACTGCTGACCGCGAACAACCCTTGTGGGAAATAAAAAACTTTACTAACTTTGTTAGGCTTGCCATGAAGGTTTTGATCTTTATGGTGGACAAAATGTTTTAAATTAATTTAACCCTTCGCTTGCATTTCCCCGGATGCGTGAATCCGGGGAATTTATTTTTCTAAAATAAAATAGCAATTAAATTTCTAAGTAATTATGGCCATCGTTGCGCAATCGCCCATAGGGATTTTTGACAGTGGAATAGGAGGGTTGACTGTAGCCAAGGAAGTAAAAAAAATGCTTCCCAATGAGCAGATCGTGTATTTTGGTGATACAGCGCATTTGCCTTATGGAGATAAAAGTACAGCAGCAATACAAGCTTACTCTGTGAAAATTGCGGATGCATTACTTAAGGAAAACTGCAAAATGATTCTTATTGCTTGCAATTCAGCCTCTGCAGCTGCCTTTGACTTAGTAAAAGCCTATGTGGCATCTAAGGCATTGGTTGTGAATGTTATTGATCCAGTCGTTCAATTTCTTGGTAAGAATCATAAAGATGAAAATGTAGGTTTGATTGGTACCAAGCAAACAGTAAGCTCCGGCGTTTATTTACAAAAAGTAAATAGCCTTGGAAAAGGAATAAAAATAAAATCATTGGCCACCCCTTTGCTTGCTCCAATGATTGAAGAGGGCTTTCATTTACAAAATATAAGTAAAGATATTATTGCTTCTTATTTAAATCGGTCTGAATTAAAGGGAATTCAAACATTGGTTTTGGGTTGCACCCATTATCCGTTGATCAAGCATCAAATAATTGAATTTTATAATGGAAAGGTTCAAATAATAGACGCTTCAGAAACCGTGGCAAAGTCGGTAGAAAATTTACTCCGGAAGAACAAGCTTTTAGCCGAGCAGAATTCCGGGCAAAAAGACAAGTTTTTAGTCTCTGATTATACAGTTTCTTTTGAAGAAACTACCAAGCTTTTCTTTGGTAAACAGATAAAGCTTCAAAAATTTCCTTTATGGGAATAGGTGTTTTTTGAAATTTGTTTTGTTTTGAAGGTTGGAGTAAAATTTTTAATCTAATTTATACTCGGTCTAAGTTTGAGTAGTTTGGGGAACTAATTCTTAAAAAAAGACGTAACTTTGGTTCATATTTTACTCCTTTAGAACATTATGAGTGACCAGATCAAACACGAGTGTGGGATTGCAATGATTCGGCTTAGAAAGCCATTGCAATATTATATTGATAAATACAATACCCCGTTTTATGCTGCCAATAGGTTGTATGTATTGATGCAGAAACAAATCAACCGTGGTCAGGATGGCGCAGGATTGGCAAATATTAAAATTAATACCCCACCCGGTACAAGATACATCAGCCGATACAGGTCAGTAGAATCTGAGGCAGTTACCAAGATTTTTCAGAAAATCAATAAGAAGTACAAGAAGGCCAAAAAATTAGGAACTCCGGCAGATTTGA of the Cyclobacterium marinum DSM 745 genome contains:
- a CDS encoding cystathionine beta-synthase encodes the protein MIYNSIVETIGNTPLVRLNNLNKGIEGEILVKVEYFNPGNSMKDRMAVKMVEDAEKAGILKPGGTIIEGTSGNTGMGLALAAISKGYKCIFTMADKQSKEKIDILKAVGAEVIVCPTNVAPDDPRSYYAVAQKLNKDIPNSFYPNQYDNPSNWKAHYETTGPEIWRDTEGEITHFAAGVGTGGSMSGTAKFLKEQSESLISVGIDTYGSVFKKYKETGEFDDNEIYPYLTEGIGEDILPKNVNFSVIDHFIKVTDKDAAVMTRRLAKEEGLFVGWSCGSAVHGALEYAKENLKKGDRMVILLPDHGTRYLGKVYNDDWMRNHGFLEDKAYGTARDIVSSRKDGYQLVVVEKTTKIKEAIAIMNEKSVSQIPVMEGEHVIGSLTDNKLLLKIIENPELKDANVSEVMEDSMQFVALDSTLDVLSSMVEREKAVLVRDDNHRVHIVTKHDILAAITK
- a CDS encoding aspartate carbamoyltransferase catalytic subunit, giving the protein MEQLSTRHLLGIKDLSPADIQLIFETADNFKDILNRPIKKVPSLRDITIANVFFENSTRTKLSFELAEKRLSADVVNFASASSSVKKGETLIDTVNNILAMKVDMVVMRHSSPGAPHFLSKHIGANIVNAGDGTHEHPTQALLDSFSIREKLGDVAGKKVAIIGDILHSRVALSNIFCLQKLGAEVMVCGPVTLLPKYIADLGVKVEHDVFKALQWCDVANVLRIQLERQQIKYFPSLREYSLFYGINRELLNRLDKEIVIMHPGPINRGVELNSDVADSEHAIILQQVENGVAIRMAVLYLLAGVK
- the pyrR gene encoding bifunctional pyr operon transcriptional regulator/uracil phosphoribosyltransferase PyrR, with product MQKRLVLDQTQISLTISRFCHQLIENHDDFDNTVLLGLQPRGALVLDKIIQRMQEIQNISLKYGYLDATFHRDDFRRRDLPLRANETKIDFLIENKKVVLVDDVLYKGRSVRAAMDAMIAFGRPQKVELMVLIDRKFTRDFPIQPDYCGRQVNTLESQYVSVEWQNKGFEKDAIWITEKESNE
- the murI gene encoding glutamate racemase; amino-acid sequence: MAIVAQSPIGIFDSGIGGLTVAKEVKKMLPNEQIVYFGDTAHLPYGDKSTAAIQAYSVKIADALLKENCKMILIACNSASAAAFDLVKAYVASKALVVNVIDPVVQFLGKNHKDENVGLIGTKQTVSSGVYLQKVNSLGKGIKIKSLATPLLAPMIEEGFHLQNISKDIIASYLNRSELKGIQTLVLGCTHYPLIKHQIIEFYNGKVQIIDASETVAKSVENLLRKNKLLAEQNSGQKDKFLVSDYTVSFEETTKLFFGKQIKLQKFPLWE
- a CDS encoding sigma-54-dependent transcriptional regulator; this encodes MSKILLIEDDLTYSKIISKFLEKNGYEVMNSTKVSEGLSYFEKHQVDLIITDYRLPDGTGMEILDQVLNDQPTFPVILITNYSDIRTAVKSMKMGAFEYITKPIQPDELLLTVQQALKNESKHRKPSPQAKQKEQTANKLSELDYQIGKSKEALQIEEHIGLVAPTDLSIIVLGESGTGKEYISKRVHQQSKRAKGPFVAVDCGALSKELAGSELFGHVKGAFTGAIDHKTGHFENANGGTIFLDEIGNLGYEIQIKLLRAIQERKIRKIGGNKDISVDVRIIAATNEDLQDLSRQGLFREDLFHRLNEFSLRAQPLRERREDLMFFSNLFLIKSNATLEKNVTGFSPEVVKIFKEYHWPGNLRELKNIIRRAVLLTGEGQIQPKVIPSELLDHEPFQPIDISSAKDLKSSFEDQEKSLIIKTLEEMRFNKSKTAKVLNMDRKTLYNKLEKYGLD
- a CDS encoding ATP-binding protein, producing the protein MRFNARIMVILGFFLGICLIVGVGAITYFSVTKLLASVESLSEPNEKLRNLNQLLADIYQLDKSRSVFVEEDTSHNLDYYNQIQNEIKKLEAIVTDSTELKKLKGISYSVNELMVVYKGLEDVKRSLYNRNFSNEALYNIERKIKRKEELSRLQNLGKIRIGIDPSALKEQNQSTDKPPKSLNKEVTSSGTLAGDGKEDMDKIKGTLRLNLNRFNPVDDDMPVNSDSIIYTVRQMVLDINNEEQYLRSRLSELEQELNEKNRELIMNIQSVVTSLQNESLLRSKAENDSAYELTYKLSILLGVLIAVGVVGSSGFIYSIIREIKKAEAYQEKLAEAKRRSDNLAKTKQDFLASMSHEIRNPLHVIQGYNEALLKTNLGEAQTEYVRMIQFASGTLLGIVNDILDFSKLEAGKIKIEKAIIDPDSFFKDIHSFFKQKAIDNGLSLEFSVLLPKNKYLLGDDLRINQIMNNLLSNAVKFTEKGEVSVRVFMDTTDNLVLEVSDTGMGMEESLQANLFKEFSQGDATISRKYGGTGLGLAIVKKLVDLQKGKIAVASKTGVGTKITVSIPATLLDKKEENIVPEVDSTVVGNLKVLLVDDDEMGLKFTNLLFNGLGAEVVAYTGGIEFMNNFVEEDFDLVLLDIQMPEIDGYQVFKALRSREKYRQVPIVAMTANVFTKDRESMINEGFNGVLLKPFNEAELVKIIVDFVKPQKEDVLLSSSERLSPSPSGETEDDFTTSDYNLVDIRKFCMGDEALFKEVVEGFYTQTGLDLIMMNKACDEEDYETIRSIAHQLSSRLGQIQFKFKDLAKEIEVDLKRNKTQDIQEKVWALTEKINTLLEDLAVKFGYELVD